The DNA segment TTTTAGCATAATATTAAATAGTTTAGATGCATCAAGTGGATCATACCCTGCTTTTACTATCTGTTCATAACCAAGTCTATCTGCTTCATTTTCACTCTCTATCGAATATCCTGATATAGATGAATTTAAAAGTAAAAGGGAGGTTAGTCCTCCATCAAAAGGCATTGTAAAAATTGAAAATACTTGTGCTACTGCAGCACTGCTTTTAAGATTCTCTTTTTTCTTTAAGCTGTGTTTGTAAATAATATGGGTCATTTCATGTCCAAGTAACAGAGCAAGTTGAGCTTCATTTTCAAGTTTTGCTAAAATCCCAGAGTGAATATAGATATTTCCATTTGGTAGAGCAAAAGCATTTAATGTAGGGCTTTTTATTACTTTTACATTAAAGTTTATTTCAGATTTTTCATAAAATTTATCATCTTTAAGCAGTTTTTTCAAAACTAAATTAGGATATTCATTATACTCTTTACTGTGCATAGTATTTTCATTTTTATCTATTGTTTTAGAGAGTTCATTTGATGCCTTAAGTAAATTTTTTTCATTTGAATCAAATAGATTGCTTTTTTGATACATATTTACATTTTCATATGAGCCACATCCTGAATACAGTAATATTAATATTACTAGAAAAATTGAATTAGATTTTACTTTGTAATCCATTAAATAGAACCTTTACAACTTCATCAGTACCTTTTTCTTCTCTTAAATCAACTGCTCCTTTTGAAATATAGTAGTTATACCACATCAATTTCCCTGTTTTTGCGTCAACCATAGCTACAGATGAGAATGTGATACCACCAATATCTCCTACACCTACGCCAAATAGTAGTGCACCTATTATAGCTTTTGTAACTTCAGCAGCTTTTTTGCCACTTGTTTGGACTCTATCTTCTGCATTAAGAAAAAGATAAATATCTCCAGTTTCAGAAATATTAGATAAAACATCTCCTATTGTATAGTCAAAATTTTCTATTTTTTCATCGAATTTCGCTACTGAAATTTTTAATGCATGTTGGTGAATGCTTGGAGATATTCTAAATAATAGATTATTACTATTTGTTATTAGTTCTTTTTCAAACTCTGGTAGAGTAGAATAATTTATAACTTCATATTTCAATTGTTGTTCTTTTGGAAGATTATTTATTATACTTTTCTGCATATTTTCCATTGCAAGTTTTGACCAATCACTAATTTCTTCTTCAACTCCACCTGTACTTATTTCATACATTTTTACAGAAGGTGGAACAATAACTATTCTTTTTTTTGTTTGATATTCTTGTTTAAAGTTTGGAATGGAAGCTGTGTAATCAATGCTACAACCTGTGATAAATAATGCCATAAATGAAAAAAGAATAGGAACTAATATCTTTTTCATAATTCTCCTTGATAATTAAATTTAATTATTATATATGATATATGTTTTATGATTATTAAAAAAATTATTAAATTTCTATATATCTATTTATAAATTATAAAATTATCTTTATTTTTTAATTCACTTGGAACATAACCATATATTCTTTTAAAATTTTTTATAAAGTGTGATTGGTCACTAAATCCAACTGTTGAAGCAACTTGATTTAGCTGTTCCCCTTTTACAATAAGTTCCCTTGCTTTTTGAACCCTTTGGGAAAGTATAAATTGGTGGGGAGTTATTCCAATACTATTTTTAAACACTCTTAAAAAGTGGTATTTACTAAGATTTGAATTAAGTGCCAAGTCATCTAAAGAGATATTTGTATCTAAACAATCTTTCATAAACTCTACACTATCTTTAATGATTTTTTTATCATCAAATAATGGGGAATATTTTTTTGTAGAATCTGTATAGTTTTTTATTAGATATGAAACAGCAATAATTAAATTTGATTCTATTTCTAACTTATCTTCATTTGAATAGGCACTAATAAAAAACTTCAATAAAAGGTTATAAAGATTTATATCTTCAAGTATATGTTTAGTAAAACAAGGTAATGCTTTTTCAAAATATATTTGCTCATAAATTTCACTAATTAGTTCAAGGGGTGGATAAAAATTGGTATATTTCCAAGAGTTTGAATCTCCACAATGAATTTCACCAGGGTTTAAAACTCTAGTTGAATTTTTATATAAAAGTGTAGCTCTATTTTGATTTATTGATTTAAACATTCCATCATGGGTTATACCTATTATATAAGTATCATGGAAATGTTTTACAAAATTGTCATTTGAATTTTTTATATTTTCAAAAAAAACTTCATTAAGTGTTTCTAGTTTCATTTATCTATTATATCCAAACATAGGAAATAAAAATAGAATAAAATTGCTATTAAAAAACTTTTTCTAGTGTTTCTTGAATTTTTTTAGGGGCTGAAAAATGGTCAATTTTTGTTACAAAATCACCCTTCTTATCAAAAATATAGATAAACGAAGTATGTGAAACAGAGTAGTTCATAGCAGAACCTTCTAACTCAACTTTTTTATAAAAAGTTCCATATCTTTTTGTAATATCATCAATATTCTCTTTTGTTGAGGTTGCTCCAATAAAATTTGGATGAAAGTATTTTGCATATTCCTCTAAATTTTCAAGGGAATCTCTATTTGGATCAACACTTATAAATAAGCCTCTAAAATCTGCAATCTCTTTTTTGTCAAAACTTTTTAGAGCAAAGGCAAGTGAACTAAGAGAAGTTGGGCAAACATCAGGACAAGAGGTATATCCAAAATAGATAGCCAAAACTTTACCTTTGAAATCATCTTTTGAAATTTTGCCATTTATTGTATCAAGGGTAAAATCATACTTTTTATGCTCTTTATATTTATCCACATAAGGAGAGATTATTACTATTAGTAAAGCAGCAACCAAAAAGCTAAGAGTAAGTTTTAAAAAAGTTTTCATCATTTATCCGTTTTAAATTGAAACCTTGCTCCAAGTGTTTCTAAACCTTTTTCTACTCTTATTTCAGCATTCCATTGCATATTTCCCATTGGACAAGTTGGAAGTGTTCCTTTAGCTTCATAAAGGTTGTTTCCTAAGTTTTTAATTGGAAGGTCAAACTCTCCCATAAACATATTTGTTGCATAGATATTAAGAGTTAAATCTTTTAAATCCTTTTTATTACTTTTTATTGTAAAAGTAAGCTCTTTCATTAAAGGAATCTCTTTTGGAGTAACTTCTAATTCAAAGCTTGTTCCATCTTGAATTGTAATAAGGCAAGAGGTTTTATGTAAATCACAATTTGTATCTTGATTTACAAAACTTGCTTCTGGTTTAAAAGATTGATAAAGTGAGTTAAAATCAATTGAAAAATAGCCAATTATAAGAAAAAGAACAATACCTACTTGAAGTATTGCACTTTTTATAATACTCTTCTTTTTATCCATTAGTTGTGGTTCATCATTTTGTGATTTTGATGATTCATCCCATCCATTATAGTTCTAACAGGAACTGTAATCTCTTTAGTACTATTGTCTGAAAAAACAAGTTTAAGAGTTATTGTGTCATTAGTTTTAAGCGCTTTGTTAAGTTCAATTAGCATTATATGGTATCCCCCTGGATTTAGCGATACTTCTTTATTTGCTAAGATCTCAATTGATGGAACTTGATACATCTTCATAACTCCATTTTTCATCTCATGGGTATGTAGTTCTACTACTTTTGCAACATCACTTGAAGCTTTTACAAGTAAAATATTTTTTGATGAACTATTTCTAATTGTCATAAATGCGGCAGAATTTTGAACTGCTGGAGGTGTTGCTCTAACATAAGCATCTTCTATCTCTATTTGAGAAGCAAAACTAAAAGTGCTTGCTAGCAACATAGTTAAAAACAGTTTTTTCATCATTTTAATCCTTTTTGCGAATATTACTAAATTTATGTTAATTATTAATTAATTTTTTTACATTTAAAAGTAAAATTACACCAATAGTAGCCGCAATAAAAGAGGCTGCAAAAACTCCAAGTTTAACAGCTGCAATAATATTTTCATCGGCAAATGCTAAGTGGGTAATAAAAATTGACATGGTAAAACCAATTCCTGCAATAAAACCAACTGCTAATATCTCTGCCCAAGATATATCTTCAGGTTTTTTTATAAGTTTTAATTTATCTGCTAAATATGTAAGACCTAAAATACCAATAGGTTTTCCAATTACAAGACCTAAAACAACACCTAATACAATCATAAAGTGTTCATTTACACTTGAAAAATCTATTAACACCCCAGCATTTGAAAATGCAAATAGTGGCATAATAAAAAATGCTGACAATCCATGTAAATTGTGTTCTAATCTAACTAGTGGATTTTGAACCTTATCATAGTTGTAAGCGATATTTTCCAAAGAGTCTATTTGATGGTGATTAAGTATTAAAGTATTATCAATATGATTTTCAAAATCATCTAAATCTTTTCTTGATTCATCTAAAAACTTTTTCTCCTCAATTTTAGAGCCAATAGGTATTGCAAAGGCAAGTAATACTCCGGCAATTGTTGCATGAATTCCAATTGCGTGGATATATATCCAAAGAGCAACTCCCAATATCAAATAAGGAGTAATTTTTGTAACACCTTTAAAGTTTAATACCCAAATAATTGCATAAATAATAGCTGCATGTAAAAAGTATTGAGTGTGTATTTCATTTGTATATACTGTTGCCACAACAATAACTGCACCTAAATCATCAACAACTGCAAGAGCTACTAAGAAGAGCTTTAATGCAGGGTTTACTCTTGTTCCCATTAACATTAAAATACCAAGAGCAAAAGCAATATCTGTTGCCATAGGAATACCAAAACCATAAGGATTTTCACTATTAAACGCCACATAAATTAAAGCAGGTACAACCATTCCTCCTATTGCTGCAACAATAGGAAACGATGCCTTTGAAATTGATGAAAGTTCACCAATTAACATCTCTCTTTTTATCTCTAATCCAACCATTAGAAAAAATAGTGCCATTAAGGCATCATCTATCCAATATGTAAGAGTCATTGATATTTCATATTCGCCTAGTTTTATGCCAAGGGGAGTATGCCATAAATCATAATAGGCTTGACCTAATGAAGAGTTTGCAACAATTACTGCCGCAACTGTGGCAATAAAAAGTAGAATACCACTTAATGCCTCTTTATTTATAAACTTATCTAAAGTTATTAATTTTTGAATCATTGATTATTTCCCTATTTTTTTAGACACTCAGGACAGATGCCTTTTATTACAATGTTATCAATTTGATGACCTTCAATATTTACATTAACTTTTTCATGAATACACTCAATTTTTGAACAAATATTACAAATGAAGTGAGAGTGTTTGACTTTTGGTATCTCAAAATACCTTTTTTTGTCATTTGACTCAAAAGAGTGGATTATTTTCTCCTCTTCAAATTTTGTAATATTTCTATAAAATGTTGCTTTATCCATATGAAGATTATCTTTAATATCTTCATAACACAATGGTCTGCTAGACTCAATAAAAGTCTCTAAAATAGCCTTTCTAGCAGTTGTTAATTTGATTGTTTTTGATATATTTTCTAAGTTCATAAATTATTATATCCGTATAATTTTAAAGTTAGATTTTATTTGAAATTTATAGTAATGCAATTCAGTTGCATCAAAGTTTTTATTTATTAGAATTCGAAAAATGCAACTTCATTGCAAAAAGGATATTGATATGAAATTAATTTTAACACTACTAGTTATATTCTCAACATTTGCTTTTGCAAATGAAGTAACTGTTTCAATTCTTCCTCAAAAATATTTTGTAGAGAAGATT comes from the Halarcobacter ebronensis genome and includes:
- a CDS encoding M48 family metalloprotease, with amino-acid sequence MDYKVKSNSIFLVILILLYSGCGSYENVNMYQKSNLFDSNEKNLLKASNELSKTIDKNENTMHSKEYNEYPNLVLKKLLKDDKFYEKSEINFNVKVIKSPTLNAFALPNGNIYIHSGILAKLENEAQLALLLGHEMTHIIYKHSLKKKENLKSSAAVAQVFSIFTMPFDGGLTSLLLLNSSISGYSIESENEADRLGYEQIVKAGYDPLDASKLFNIMLKDIELNDKKEAYFFSTHPKVVDRIKSSTSIIESSYKGIKGETNKKEYLSYVKSILMENIETDLNLRRYKSAEYSIKTLEKEYGNNLGDVNYLQAELIRLKKDKNSFEEALKNYNLALEKNSSNYKIYKGLGYLYYQNDKKDEAKEAFKKYLSLNEEAKDKNYIAYYINQCNTKGK
- a CDS encoding AraC family transcriptional regulator; its protein translation is MKLETLNEVFFENIKNSNDNFVKHFHDTYIIGITHDGMFKSINQNRATLLYKNSTRVLNPGEIHCGDSNSWKYTNFYPPLELISEIYEQIYFEKALPCFTKHILEDINLYNLLLKFFISAYSNEDKLEIESNLIIAVSYLIKNYTDSTKKYSPLFDDKKIIKDSVEFMKDCLDTNISLDDLALNSNLSKYHFLRVFKNSIGITPHQFILSQRVQKARELIVKGEQLNQVASTVGFSDQSHFIKNFKRIYGYVPSELKNKDNFIIYK
- a CDS encoding SCO family protein — translated: MKTFLKLTLSFLVAALLIVIISPYVDKYKEHKKYDFTLDTINGKISKDDFKGKVLAIYFGYTSCPDVCPTSLSSLAFALKSFDKKEIADFRGLFISVDPNRDSLENLEEYAKYFHPNFIGATSTKENIDDITKRYGTFYKKVELEGSAMNYSVSHTSFIYIFDKKGDFVTKIDHFSAPKKIQETLEKVF
- a CDS encoding copper chaperone PCu(A)C translates to MMKKLFLTMLLASTFSFASQIEIEDAYVRATPPAVQNSAAFMTIRNSSSKNILLVKASSDVAKVVELHTHEMKNGVMKMYQVPSIEILANKEVSLNPGGYHIMLIELNKALKTNDTITLKLVFSDNSTKEITVPVRTIMDGMNHQNHKMMNHN
- the nhaA gene encoding Na+/H+ antiporter NhaA; the protein is MIQKLITLDKFINKEALSGILLFIATVAAVIVANSSLGQAYYDLWHTPLGIKLGEYEISMTLTYWIDDALMALFFLMVGLEIKREMLIGELSSISKASFPIVAAIGGMVVPALIYVAFNSENPYGFGIPMATDIAFALGILMLMGTRVNPALKLFLVALAVVDDLGAVIVVATVYTNEIHTQYFLHAAIIYAIIWVLNFKGVTKITPYLILGVALWIYIHAIGIHATIAGVLLAFAIPIGSKIEEKKFLDESRKDLDDFENHIDNTLILNHHQIDSLENIAYNYDKVQNPLVRLEHNLHGLSAFFIMPLFAFSNAGVLIDFSSVNEHFMIVLGVVLGLVIGKPIGILGLTYLADKLKLIKKPEDISWAEILAVGFIAGIGFTMSIFITHLAFADENIIAAVKLGVFAASFIAATIGVILLLNVKKLINN
- a CDS encoding Fur family transcriptional regulator; this translates as MNLENISKTIKLTTARKAILETFIESSRPLCYEDIKDNLHMDKATFYRNITKFEEEKIIHSFESNDKKRYFEIPKVKHSHFICNICSKIECIHEKVNVNIEGHQIDNIVIKGICPECLKK